The window GTCATCCCGATCTGACTGGTAGCCTTCATCCTCTTCGCGAGCGGACGCTGTTAGACGCTTTCGGAATTCTTCGTCAGTGTCGGCGGGCCGCTTCACATCGAAACGCAGTCCGTGGGATTGGTAGCGATGTTTCTTGGTCCAGCCACGACGGCCGGGACTCGGTTGGATGAAATAAGACAGGGTGATCTTCAGTCGAACTTCTGCTTCGCCAAGGTCTGCCAAAACCTCGCTGGGCCATGGCAATCGATGAAAGTGCATGTCCTTCGTTTTGACCCTCGCGGTCGTCTTAACGAACGGTTGTATTTGTGATTCGATGATCATTGTCGCCGAATGATTGGCACTTCGCGAAGCCGAATCGAAGTTGGGAACCCCGTATCCGAAGGTTCGCAAGAGCGTTTCCCGACTTGTACCTTGAACCATCTGGTGCATGGCTTCGGTCCAAGTTGCCGAATGGACGATCAACGCACGAATCGTTTCTGGCCATAAGCGTGGGTACTCAGCCCACAATCGTGCGGCAAACCGCGACGCCAAAGCGGCGGCGGCACTCGTATCACCCGTCGTGGTTAGCAAGCTTCCGTTATGATCAAGTCGAGTGGTTAGTAGCGAAAGATCGTCGGCAAAGTCGGCATCGCCGGTGGTTGGGTTTCGAAGCATGTTGCCTGCCTCCATCACAATCTCAGGCTTGATCGGCCAACTCTTGTCCTCCCAGATTCGAGACGTTCGGCTGGCAGGACTCAGCGAGCCGCCCACGGCAAGACGCTCCCATTCTTCGAGACCGCTTTGGCGAATCGACTGTTTCTCGGTGTAGCCACCGACCGTGATCGCGTTCCAGCTTTGTCCCGGATCTTCGATTCCCTCGACAAAATTGCGATCGGGATATTCTCGACGCTGCTCAATTGACAAGTTCCCTGCCGATATGATGAAGAGCCGATGACTACTCTCTTCATCCATCGCTGCAGCAGATTGGTCGATCGCAGCGGACCACGATGATGGATAGCCCTCATCCCGGGCTTGCGCCGTTACCGTTAGGCAGAAGCTACGGCAGTTGTTCTCGGGCGAAGCAATGGCAATCCGATTAGCCGCCTGCTGTGTCATTGCGCCCCACAACGCTGGATCGGATGTTGTACCCAATCCCATGATTTTAACGGATTCAATACGGTGGCTAAGAGAGATCACGTGTGTTTGGTTCAAGACTTCTGTTAGGCAGCCATAAAGAGCGATGCCCGCCATTTCCGTTCCGTGCCCCACGCGATCAGAAGCCGACCAACTGGGATTGACCGTCAAGACATGGTTTTCGTCGATCGATTGCTGCAATAGCGGATGCGCGCGATTGACTCCCGTATCTAGATGGCAAACGGATGGCGACGCAGGAACTGCAACGGTGATTCTTTCTAGAGCTTCGTCGATGTATTCGGCCTGATCGACTGCCGGTAATTCGAGAAGCTCACTGGACAACAGCTTCGCAAGCCGGACTTCTGCCAGATGTTCAAATAGATTCGGAATCGACTTCAGTTGATTGGCGGATGCCCTCGCAAGAACCACCATCCGTTCGGGAAAACGGAGCTTTTCGGTCGCAACCGTTATCCCGAGGGATTGAGCGTCGGCCTGAAAAAGACTAGCGACTTCGGGCTCGTTCTCGCTGCTAAGCCATAACTCCCACCAATACTCAATATCTTCCTCGGCAGGAAAGCTTCCTGCGTCACTCCAAAACGACTTTAAGGACGCGAGGCGAATCTGGCTGATGCCTTCGATCAAGTCTTGATGCCTTGGACGCGGTTTTTTGCCCGACCCTAATACTACAGCGCTAAATGGTGTTGTAGAGGGCCGGGCTTTTCGCTGAGAATAGCAGCTGGAGATTTTGTTTGCTGCACGGAGAGCTTGGCATGGATGTCGCTGAACTGGAACAACTCGAAGATCGGTTAAATGCTTACTTGGCTCGCTTTGGCGATTGTTTTCGACGAAGCGACACGAGGGCTCATTTGACGACCTATGTCCGTGGTCAACTTTCCGACCTGGACGCCAAGAGTGTGGAGCCGATTGCGTTGCAAGCCGGTACACCGGTGCGAACCTTGCAGGAATTTATCGCCCAGCATCGGTGGGACGAAGATGGACTTCGCAGGAGGCTGATCCACATCGTCCGTGATGAGCATGTCAACAAGAACACTGTCGCGATCATTGACGAAACCAGCGACGTCAAGAAGGGCGACAAAACGCCTGGCGTGCAACGACAGTGGTGCGGCAAAGTCGGCAAGCAGGAGAACTGTATCGTCACGGTTCATCTGGCTGCGGCGAACGAAGACTTTCACTGCATGGTCGATGGTGAACTGTTCCTCCCCGAGAGCTGGAGTAACGACCGCGAGCGTTGTGCCGCCGCCGGCATTCCCGATGAGATGGTCTATCGCCCCAAGTGGCAGATCGCGTTGGAATTGCTTGATCGCAGTAAGGAGGAGGGGATTGAATATCCTTGGCTAACCGCTGACGAAGGCTACGGCGGTAAACCTGGATTCCTGGAAGCTCTTGCCGACCGCGATCAGAAGTTTGTGCTTGAAGTGCCGCGAACGTTTTCGGTTTGGGAGAAGCATCCCGAAGTGACCGAGCAGCCCTATCGCAAGGGCGGCCGCGGCCGAGGTCGCAAGACACCCCGCGTCAAGAGCGGGGAAAGTTCGCCGCGAAGTGTTGAAACAGTGTTCTGGCACGGCGAAGCGATGAAAGCGAAACGCTGGAAACGCTACCGCGTCAAAGACGGCGAGAAAGGTCCCATCATCTGGGAAGCCAAGCGGGTTCGCGTCACACTCAAAGGCAGCGACGGACTACCGGGGCTGTCTCTGTGGTTGGTGGTCGCGAGAAACGTGCTTGACGGCGAACTGAAATTCTTCGTCAGCAACGCGAGCGAGTTCGCTTCGATGGCGATGCTGCTACAGGTTGCGTTTCAGCGATGGCGAGTGGAACGTTGTTTCGAGGATCAGAAACAAGAGGTCGGCTTAGACTGTTACGAGGGGCGCCGATATTTGGGTCTGAAACGCCACTTGATCATCACGTCGTTGAGCTATCTGTTTCTTTCGCAAACCTGCCAGCAGGAGCGGGAAAAAAAATCCGGAGTGGACAATTCAGCAAATTCGCGACGCGGTCGACGCAATCGTTGTCAGCTGGTCACTCCCTCGTGAGAGTCGTCGCATGTTGCTTGATCAGGTCGCCTCACGGATCAACTACCATCAATCACGCAACGTAGCGGCTCGCATCAGCCATACGCAAACGAAGCTCGACAGATACGCCGAACTCGGTATCGACCCCGAAAGCATCACACGATGCCGATGGCCCAAAACTTAGCGCTGTAGTACTAACTCTGTCGCATATTGTTCGCATCGCTTGATAAAGAACCCCATTTGTCCATCGGGGACAAATACCGTTGCGTGGATCCTTCCGTCTTCATCGCGTCGGACGGATCGAAGTTCGATGCGGCTCGTACGATAACCAAGACTATCCGATTTTAAATCGAATCCTACAGCTCCGGAGAACTCGAGAACTTTCCCACGGATTGCGTCGGTCCTGTCGACGTTTTGCTTATCGTTGACTTCTTCGCCGGCCGCCTCAATGGATTTGATTTGTCGGATCAAGTCTTTGGAGTGGGGAATGCGGTCCCGCGGAGGTCCGTTGAAGGCGCGGCTACCTTTAACCTCGCGTGGATAGACGTAGTCTTCCCTCTTGACCGTTCCTCTAGGGAACAGGTG of the Rhodopirellula baltica SH 1 genome contains:
- a CDS encoding S8 family peptidase gives rise to the protein MIEGISQIRLASLKSFWSDAGSFPAEEDIEYWWELWLSSENEPEVASLFQADAQSLGITVATEKLRFPERMVVLARASANQLKSIPNLFEHLAEVRLAKLLSSELLELPAVDQAEYIDEALERITVAVPASPSVCHLDTGVNRAHPLLQQSIDENHVLTVNPSWSASDRVGHGTEMAGIALYGCLTEVLNQTHVISLSHRIESVKIMGLGTTSDPALWGAMTQQAANRIAIASPENNCRSFCLTVTAQARDEGYPSSWSAAIDQSAAAMDEESSHRLFIISAGNLSIEQRREYPDRNFVEGIEDPGQSWNAITVGGYTEKQSIRQSGLEEWERLAVGGSLSPASRTSRIWEDKSWPIKPEIVMEAGNMLRNPTTGDADFADDLSLLTTRLDHNGSLLTTTGDTSAAAALASRFAARLWAEYPRLWPETIRALIVHSATWTEAMHQMVQGTSRETLLRTFGYGVPNFDSASRSANHSATMIIESQIQPFVKTTARVKTKDMHFHRLPWPSEVLADLGEAEVRLKITLSYFIQPSPGRRGWTKKHRYQSHGLRFDVKRPADTDEEFRKRLTASAREEDEGYQSDRDDRKWVMGRNLRCKGSVHSDTWIGTAADLAAANLVAVVPVTGWWKERPHLGYHDSETRYALIISIETDDVQTDLYTPIENAIAISTII
- a CDS encoding IS701-like element ISRba4 family transposase yields the protein MDVAELEQLEDRLNAYLARFGDCFRRSDTRAHLTTYVRGQLSDLDAKSVEPIALQAGTPVRTLQEFIAQHRWDEDGLRRRLIHIVRDEHVNKNTVAIIDETSDVKKGDKTPGVQRQWCGKVGKQENCIVTVHLAAANEDFHCMVDGELFLPESWSNDRERCAAAGIPDEMVYRPKWQIALELLDRSKEEGIEYPWLTADEGYGGKPGFLEALADRDQKFVLEVPRTFSVWEKHPEVTEQPYRKGGRGRGRKTPRVKSGESSPRSVETVFWHGEAMKAKRWKRYRVKDGEKGPIIWEAKRVRVTLKGSDGLPGLSLWLVVARNVLDGELKFFVSNASEFASMAMLLQVAFQRWRVERCFEDQKQEVGLDCYEGRRYLGLKRHLIITSLSYLFLSQTCQQEREKKSGVDNSANSRRGRRNRCQLVTPS